Proteins found in one Macrobrachium nipponense isolate FS-2020 chromosome 35, ASM1510439v2, whole genome shotgun sequence genomic segment:
- the LOC135208780 gene encoding uncharacterized protein LOC135208780 produces MSLVGTCVKEEVNLKSVIEDHVKDVAAKAEADDIKVQESLYSTWERMRQEEVEKQLEEYRRKQLLEEIERKKNQLKSKEELFTFFENQDRLEMLLDRKPVVREKDRTHFFPHKIKKPKVVDEDYIPPEVVRR; encoded by the exons ATGTCTTTGGTTGGCACCTGTGTAAAAGAAGAAGTAAATCTTAAATCAGTCATCGAGGATCATGTGAAGGATGTAGCTGCAAAGGCAGAAGCAGATGACATTAAAGTTCAG GAGAGTTTGTATTCAACGTGGGAAAGGATGAGACAAGAAGAGGTTGAGAAACAGTTAGAAGAATACAGGAGAAAACAGCTGTTAGAAGAGATTGAGAGAAAGAAGAATCAACTGAAAAGCAAAGAGGAACTGTTCACATTCTTTGAGAATCAGGATAGACTGGAAATGCTTCTAGACCGAAAACCTGT ggtCCGTGAGAAAGATCGTACCCATTTCTTCCCCCATAAAATTAAAAAGCCCAAGGTGGTGGATGAAGACTACATTCCTCCAGAAGTTGTTCGCAGATAA